One Pocillopora verrucosa isolate sample1 chromosome 10, ASM3666991v2, whole genome shotgun sequence genomic window carries:
- the LOC131768758 gene encoding uncharacterized protein gives MSFVGSYTVIGGGTPLWGPGVICKLHYQRDTGKELGPFLHFDGNSLKANGGDTDNANFKMYQTPDADGRTVVILEHAKSRKVMAVDKENDTVTLEDPSEPLDKLMKKSVEVAPYKILFHKRWGKDGYGKFYLQSLLDDKQRIVGFDENGELKKTMVAQPDHPESLFKIY, from the exons ATGTCCTTTGTTGGTTCATATACAGTCATAGGTGGAGGTACTCCCCTATGGGGTCCGGGAGTCATATGTAAGCTTCATTATCAGAGAGACACTGGCAAAGAACTAGGCCCCTTCTTGCATTTCGATGGCAATTCGTTGAAAGCAAATGGAGGCGACACTGACAAcg CTAATTTTAAGATGTACCAAACCCCGGATGCCGATGGTAGAACAGTTGTTATTTTGGAGCACGCAAAATCTCGCAAAGTTATGGCCGTTGACAAAGAGAATGACACTGTCACTCTAGAG GATCCTTCAGAGCCTCTGGATAAGCTCATGAAGAAGAGCGTAGAAGTGGCTCCTTACAAAATTCTGTTTCACAAGAGATGGGGGAAAGACGGTTATGGTAAGTTTTACTTGCAGTCACTTCTGGATGATAAACAGCGAATCGTTGGATTTGACGAAAATGGCGAGCTAAAGAAGACTATGGTTGCACAGCCAGATCATCCAGAAAGTCTCTTCAAGATATACTGA
- the LOC131768760 gene encoding uncharacterized protein, with the protein MPIEDRSLDCLTEETPPPPKPPTDPTQRRRWKTHTQKFKLLKVPSGDHYIYVDDDKVLSGVDVPDDKAYFKVHDILDYDPMKDVAFHVIILEHASTGKIMAIDKEQNTVVMKEIDPPPSQFINLLDVNKAHPEVLFYKMPRFERAPEFFLKSYLSDKPRVLKFEENGQPKLHVQERTDFYFKLTESLEAAKK; encoded by the exons ATGCCGATTGAGGACAGATCTTTGGATTGCTTGACAGAG GAGACTCCCCCTCCTCCGAAGCCTCCGACGGATCCAACTCAAAGGCGACGATGGAAAACGCACACCCAAAAGTTTAAGTTATTGAAGGTCCCCTCCGGCGATCACTATATATATGTCGACGACGATAAAGTGCTTTCAGGTGTGGACGTTCCCGATGACAAAG ctTATTTCAAAGTCCATGACATCCTTGATTATGATCCAATGAAGGATGTCGCCTTTCATGTTATCATCTTGGAGCACGCAAGCACTGGGAAAATTATGGCGATAGATAAAGAACAAAACACTGTGGTTATGAAG GAGATTGACCCGCCTCCAAGTCAGTTCATTAACTTGCTAGATGTCAACAAGGCTCACCCAGAGGTTCTGTTTTACAAGATGCCTCGGTTTGAACGAGCCCCGGAGTTTTTTCTGAAGTCATACCTGAGTGACAAACCACGGGTACTAAAATTTGAGGAGAATGGTCAACCCAAGCTTCATGTGCAGGAGAGAACAGATTTCTACTTCAAACTGACAGAGTCGTTAGAAGCTGCTAAAAAGTAA
- the LOC131768707 gene encoding uncharacterized protein gives MTTAGSCTVIDGSDAGWGFRADIQLLRKKKEGEEKSHYMHFDGNSLKANGPDAKNGIFRIHEVTDSDQKIIVILEHIKSQGVVTINTKDDTVMAVDKENDTVTLKNPPVDLRQIIDKNGSIDKSHPEILFHKIWEKGGTGYFYLKSLKNDKIVGFNENGELKTTTVAGPESLFKTESVDLCKKEH, from the exons ATGACCACTGCTGGTTCGTGTACAGTTATAGATGGAAGTGATGCCGGTTGGGGGTTTAGAGCAGACATTCAGCTTCTTCGTAAGAAAAAAGAGGGCGAAGAAAAAAGTCACTATATGCATTTCGATGGCAATTCGTTGAAAGCAAATGGACCCGACGCTAAAAAcg GTATTTTTAGGATCCACGAAGTCACGGATTCCGATCagaaaataattgttattttggAGCACATAAAATCTCAGGGAGTTGTGACCATTAACACAAAAGATGACACTGTTATGGCCGTTGACAAAGAGAATGACACTGTCACTCTAAAG AATCCTCCAGTGGATCTACGTCAGATCATTGATAAGAACGGGAGCATAGACAAGTCCCATCCGGAAATTCTGTTTCACAAGATATGGGAGAAAGGCGGTACTGGCTATTTTTACTTGAAGTCACTTAAGAATGATAAAATCGTTGGATTTAACGAAAATGGCGAGCTAAAGACGACTACTGTTGCAGGGCCAGAAAGTCTCTTCAAGACAGAGAGTGTAGATCTCTGCAAGAAAGAGCACTGA